A stretch of DNA from Variovorax paradoxus:
CCGCAATGCCCGCGATGGCGGGAATCACCGAATAGAAGCCGATCTGCAGCACGCTGAGGCCCATCGACTTGAGGATCGTCGGCTGCCAGAACGACAGCGCATAGATGCCCAGGATGATGAGGAACGACATGAAGCCGATCAGCCACACGCGCCCGTCGCGCATCGCTGCGCCGAAGGTGTGGCGACCGGCGGCGCCGTGCGCGGCCTGGTCTTCGGCCAGCAGGCGCGCCACGCGTTGCTTCTCGGCCGTCGAAAGCCACGGCGCCTGCGCCGGGCTGTTCGACAGAAAGCGAAAGGCCATGACGCCCAGCAGCACGCTCGGCAGGCCTTCGAGCAGGAACAGCCACTGCCAGCCGCGCAGCGCCAGCACGCCGTCGAGGTAGGTCATCGTGAGCCCGGCGATCGGCCCCGCGACGATGGGCGCCGCGCCAAAGGCCATGAAGAACAGCGCGGTGGCCTGCGCGCGGCGGCGCGAGGGAAACCACAGCGTCAGGTAGAACAGCACGCCCGGCGCAAAGCCGGCCTCGAACACGCCGATGAGAAAGCGCAGCACGTAGAACTGCGTGGGCGTGGTGGCGAACATCATGGCCGCCGAGGCCAGGCCCCACAGGCCCATGATGCGCAGCAGCGTGGCGCGCACGCCGATCTTCGCGAGCATCAGGTTGCTCGGAATCTCGAACACCGCATAGCCGAGAAAGAAGATGCCGGCGCCCAGGCCGAACACCGCGTCGCTGAAGCCCAGCTGGTCCTTCATCTGCAGCTGCGCGTAGCCGACGTTGGTGCGGTCCAGGTAGTTCAGCACGTAGCAGGCGCACAGCAGCGGCATCAGCCGCCAGGTGATCTTGCGAAAGAGCGCGGCGTCTTCGCGCGCATCGGCCGAGGCCGGTGTGCGCGCGTCGGCGGCAGCGAGGGTGGCGGTGTTCATCGGTGTGTCTCCTTCTTGTTTGGCCGTCGCGTGTGCGAGCGGGTCAGGTCCGCACGAGCGCACCGAAGCTGGTTTCGCCCCACAGGTGGCTGGTCGGCGCACCCGGAAACAGCCAGTGCGGCGAGCACTCGGCCGATGGCACCACGTTGCTGAACCCGTGCAGCGCCGAGGTGCCCGCCAGCGTCTTCTCGAGCACCATCGACAGGTACTGGTCGTTGCTGCTTTCTTGCGTGTTGCCGTTGAGGATCACCTCCGCGCCCGTGGCCTGCGCATAGCGGCGGATGCCGTTGTGGCGCGACTGCAGCGGCGCCCAACTGTCGGCCGCCACGCCGTTCTCGCTGCTCACGCGCAGGCCGTCGGCGCAGCGGTAGACCAGCGAATGGTTGCCTTCGGTGTGCCCTGGCGTGTGGACCAGCGCGACGCCCCGGCCAAGCTGCAGGCTGCCGTCGAAGGCGACGATGCGTTCGGCCGGCACCGCGTCCAGGCCGTGCGGGCAGTACCACTCCGCCTGCACGGGCAAGAGGCCCTGCACATTCGCGAGTTCCTGGCGATGCACCAGCAGCTTCGCGTTCGGCAGCAGGCCCGGCGCGTCCGCACTGCCGAGCCAGCGGCGCACGTCCTGCGTGTGCAGGTGGTCGTAGGTGATGTAGTCGATCTGTTCGGGCGCCACGCCGCAGCTGGCGAGCGCCTGCAGCACGGTCTGGTAGACCGGCGCGATGGCCTTGTGCAGGAACTTCGGCGTCTGCTCGCTCAGGCGCTTGAAGTAGGGCGTTTCGTTGCCGGCCTCGAAGTCGGCCGGCGTGAAGAGCAGCGTGCGCAGCCGGCCTTCGAAGTCGTCGTACTGGATGAGCACGGTGCGCGCCAGCAGATGCACCATGTGCGGCTTGAGCAGCTGCTGCGAGTACACGCCGGTGAAGGCGAACCACGCGGGGTACGGAATGCGCAACAGGTTGAAGCTGCGCGCGAAGTGAACGGGCGGTGCGTCGAGCAGGCGCTCGCGCAGGGCTTGCGCGCCGCGGCGGATGGCGCGCAGGCGGTCTTGCGGCAGGGCGGCGTGGCGCGTGCCGTCGAGTTCGGTGATCTGCGCGAAGCCGGTGGGGTCGGGGTCTCGGGTCATGGTCGTCTCCTGTATTCGGCCGTGTTGGTTTTTCGACGTGCGGTGTCGTTCAGGGCGACGCTCCCGCCGACGGGGAGCCTTGCTCCGCGAATGTCCCCCGCCTTCGGCTCCTCCTTGATTTCGCTGCGCAAGGCACCCCATCGACGTGAGCGTTGGGCAGTGCAGCTGTTGATCGGTCGCACACCACCGCCGCGTCCCGTGCGCAGGACACTGGGTGCTTCCCGCAGCGAAATCAAGGAGGAGGGCGAAGCCCGGGGGACATTCGCGGAGGGAAGTACCCGGTGGCCTGTGCACTCGCCCTGAACGCAACGCGCGCACCACCGGTCACGCCGTGGCGGCCTCAGGTTGCGGGGCCGTCTGGCCGAGCAGTCCGGCAACCAAGCCGCCCACCATCTCCGCAGGCACACCCACCAGCAGCTGGCGCAGCATCGTCAGCGTGTCGAAGTACACGCGCTCGCAGACCAGCCGGTCGCCCTCGAAGATGAAGAAGGCGTTCATGCGGCAGCGAAAGCTGTTGCCCGTCGGCGGCAGGCCCTTGAGCGGGCCGCGGTGCGTGCCGAGCAGCCAGAACTCGACGATCACCGAGTCGTGGGCGTGGCGCAGCTGGATGATCTCGTGGCGCTGATCAGGGAAGGCGCGGCGCGTGTCGATGTAGTACTGGCGCACGTCGGGGATGCCGTCGTGCACCTCGCCGCTGGGAATCAGCTCGTAGTGCGGATGCGGAAAGGTGCCGAGCACCGCGTCGAAA
This window harbors:
- a CDS encoding MFS transporter, encoding MNTATLAAADARTPASADAREDAALFRKITWRLMPLLCACYVLNYLDRTNVGYAQLQMKDQLGFSDAVFGLGAGIFFLGYAVFEIPSNLMLAKIGVRATLLRIMGLWGLASAAMMFATTPTQFYVLRFLIGVFEAGFAPGVLFYLTLWFPSRRRAQATALFFMAFGAAPIVAGPIAGLTMTYLDGVLALRGWQWLFLLEGLPSVLLGVMAFRFLSNSPAQAPWLSTAEKQRVARLLAEDQAAHGAAGRHTFGAAMRDGRVWLIGFMSFLIILGIYALSFWQPTILKSMGLSVLQIGFYSVIPAIAGIAANILVGRHSDRHQERRWHFALGALAGAAGLALTTLFMQSPIAAVLCLALASMGISSAFTVLWAIPGSFMSKSAAAAGIALISTIGGSAGLVAPMMVGALKTLTGGFTASLYVLSGALVLSALLMLLALPRRALGKR
- a CDS encoding ester cyclase, which translates into the protein MNTLTDLQARRERLVLDHFADETRQDFDAVLGTFPHPHYELIPSGEVHDGIPDVRQYYIDTRRAFPDQRHEIIQLRHAHDSVIVEFWLLGTHRGPLKGLPPTGNSFRCRMNAFFIFEGDRLVCERVYFDTLTMLRQLLVGVPAEMVGGLVAGLLGQTAPQPEAATA